The DNA region GGCGGCCGCGACCGACTTCACCGGGGACTTCAGCGTCTACCCGCACGACGACCTCGCCGTACGCACCTGGGCCGGACAGATCGCGCCGCACTATCCCTGGCCGGACAAGAAGGACAAGGCGTTCGGCCCCCTCTGGACCGGCTGGGCCGGTCCGGACCGTACGGCGCTGCACACCCTGACCCTTTCCACGCTCACCTGGGGCTCCCATGCCCGCTGAACTGGAGGACCGATGCAGGAGTTACCGCTCATCTCGGGTGCCGACCCCATGCGCGCCCTCGACGCGCTGTTCGTGAACGCGCCGCTACGCGACTACGGCCGGCGTCCCCGCACCAACGACTACACCCTGCCGGTACTGGGCATGGCGTACATCGCCACGTACGCCCAGCTGGCCGGCTTCAACGTAGGCGTGCTCGACGCCGAGGCACACGGGCTGGGCATCGTCGAGACCGCCGAACTGGTCAACGCGGCCCGGCCCCGGTGGGCCGCGATGAACCTCCTCGCCCCCACCTACGAGATGTCCGCAAACATCGCGGCCCACCTCGACCCCGATATCGCCCTGATGGTCGGTGGGCACCACGCCAAGGCGATGCCCGACCGGATCCTGGCCGACCCCCGTATGGCCAACCTGCCGGCCCTCGTCCTCGGAGAGGGAGAGCTGCGCGTCGCCGCGCTGCTGGAGGACGAGCAGCGCAGCGACGGGTCACGTCGAGTTGCTGCTCCTGGACGCGGAGCAGGAAGCGCAGCTTTCGAGCCTCGACGATTATTCGGACACACGTTCGAGTGTAATGCTGAGCTGGCAGCCCACTCCAGCCGCACCCCACTGAGCTGCGATGGACAACCTGAACGTAGTCGAGGGCACTCCGAACTTGCGCGCCTTGAGCCGTTGAGCCGGACCAGGGGCATTCGGGGCCAGCCTGCGGGCGTGCTACTTGGCCAGGCAGCGGCGGGAGATTCCTGCTTCCGCAGCGACGTGTGCGATCGGATGTCCGGCATCGACCCGCAGGCACAAGCGCAGACGTCCTTCGGGGGTCAGCGGTGCGTTCCGAAGTCCCCTGCTGGTGGCGCTCCTGGACTCGGCGGCCGCGTTCACCGGGAGCCCTGGGATCTCCGGGCTCCCGCGTGAGCGGCTGCGAGTCGCGTCAGCGTGCGAACTTTTCGATGGCCTCCGGGGTGACGGGGGTGAAGAAATTGACGAGGTTGCCGTCGGGGTCGCGGAACAACAGCGACCGGTTGCCCCAGGGCATCGTGGTGGGCTCGTTGACGAAGTCGGTGACGAAGCCGGCCAGGTCCTGGTGAACGCGGTCCACGTCGTCGACGAGGAACTCGGTGATCACGCTGTGGTTGTCCGCCGGGCGGGCAGAGCCCGGGGCGAACAGCGGGACGGTGCGGGTGCCGGCGATCGCGAGGGTTGCGCCCGCGGTCTTGAGTTCAGCGAAGTCCTTGGTGGCCCATATCGCCTGCACCCCCGTAGCTCGCTCGTAGAACTCAACG from Streptomyces sp. B1I3 includes:
- a CDS encoding VOC family protein translates to MDFVSIRIITSDVARLVEFYERATGVQAIWATKDFAELKTAGATLAIAGTRTVPLFAPGSARPADNHSVITEFLVDDVDRVHQDLAGFVTDFVNEPTTMPWGNRSLLFRDPDGNLVNFFTPVTPEAIEKFAR